A portion of the Calliphora vicina chromosome 5, idCalVici1.1, whole genome shotgun sequence genome contains these proteins:
- the LOC135962186 gene encoding uncharacterized protein LOC135962186, which produces MDSHSKNVCLIGVLHIVGCAVFSLEPLVRAIGNINSEENDEQGYDGESIFLLASVGCYILLATLAGLMIRGVVKQRHLLVAPFLIISCLFLPALIVIFLMEEYQGSIYFCQDTLYSIGVQIMVVYPIYTLYMKLRSNSLKEKSQLEPSCGHEKKDIGILTQKLCV; this is translated from the exons atGGACAGTCATTCGAAAAATGTTTGCCTTATAGGCGTTTTACATATAGTGGGTTGCGCAGTATTTTCCCTGGAACCTTTAGTCCGAGCAATAGGCAATATAAATTCTGAAGAAAATG atGAACAAGGGTATGATGGCGAGTCTATTTTTCTTTTAGCCTCTGTGGGATGTTATATTTTATTGGCTACTTTGGCGGGTTTAATGATTAGAGGCGTTGTTAAG caaCGTCATTTATTAGTGGCGCCCTTCTTAATAATTTCCTGCCTTTTCTTGCCTGCCCtgattgttatatttttaatggaGGAATATCAGGGATCAATTTACTTTTGTCAAGATACTTTATACTCAatag gcGTGCAAATCATGGTTGTCTATCCCATCTACACTTTGTATATGAAACTTCGTTCAAACTCTCTTAAAGAAAAATCGCAGCTAGAGCCGTCTTGTGGGCACGAGAAGAAAGACATTGGAATTTTGACTCAAAAATTATGTGTTTAA